Proteins encoded by one window of Arachis hypogaea cultivar Tifrunner chromosome 1, arahy.Tifrunner.gnm2.J5K5, whole genome shotgun sequence:
- the LOC112747554 gene encoding protein FAR1-RELATED SEQUENCE 5-like, with product MGGKSPKAVVMDGDLGMRDAINNVLPDATHQLCGWHLQRNACENIKNPNFLRDFKGLIYDNNDHRDFDRRWVAILDKYNLVGSTWMEKTYETRAMWSHCFLRDKFFDYIRMTSQYEGINSLIRFYVNRKNTLIEFMHNLDRALKKYRNNELIAEFKSQCSEPVMITSLEVYERSASCYFTRNIFKEIRNEIQRARALNIKVLSTTLDKIEFSVTALGDPAKDRRVEVDRSKNLFSCSCKLFESRGIPCSHVFYAIKFENILEFPDSLIYKRWTKNAKNEFISTEMPVNDDVERVLKFRVGALASNYNKLCDIACKDLADFYEVQSELVKLVIHLQSCKQGKSTPNVNVEGINDPFVVKSKGAPSKRSSWRKKRACSNCHKYGHYYKRCPDLT from the coding sequence ATGGGTGGAAAAAGTCCTAAAGCAGTAGTAATGGATGGAGACCTTGGCATGCGAGATGCAATCAATAATGTTCTTCCTGATGCGACCCATCAGTTATGCGGATGGCATCTGCAGAGAAATGCATGTGAAAATATAAAGAATCCGAATTTCCTGCGCGATTTTAAGGGTCTTATATACGACAACAACGACCACAGAGACTTTGATCGGAGATGGGTAGCAATTTTGGATAAATACAACCTTGTTGGGAGTACTTGGATGGAAAAGACATACGAAACTCGTGCGATGTGGTCCCATTGTTTCCTCCGGGATAAGTTTTTCGACTACATAAGGATGACGTCACAGTACGAAGGTATAAATTCTCTCATCAGGTTTTATGTTAATCGCAAGAACACCCTCATTGAATTCATGCACAACCTGGATAGGGCCTTAAAGAAGTATAGAAACAACGAATTAATAGCTGAATTTAAGTCTCAGTGCTCAGAGCCAGTGATGATTACCTCGTTGGAGGTATATGAAAGATCTGCCTCATGTTATTTCACTCGAAACATTTTTAAGGAAATTCGTAATGAGATTCAGAGGGCAAGGGCTTTGAACATCAAGGTACTAAGCACAACCTTGGACAAGATAGAGTTCAGTGTGACTGCTCTCGGAGACCCGGCCAAAGATCGACGGGTGGAAGTCGATAGAAGTAAGAATCTGTTCTCGTGCTCGTGCAAGCTGTTTGAATCACGTGGTATTCCCTGTAGTCATGTTTTCTATGCCATAAAGTTCGAAAACATACTTGAATTTCCAGATTCGTTGATCTATAAAAGGTGGACAAAGAATGCAAAGAACGAATTTATTAGCACAGAAATGCCCGTGAATGATGACGTCGAAAGGGTGTTAAAGTTTCGAGTTGGTGCATTAGCATCAAATTACAACAAGCTATGTGATATTGCTTGCAAGGATCTTGCAGACTTTTATGAAGTCCAGTCTGAACTTGTGAAGTTAGTTATCCACTTGCAGTCATGCAAACAAGGCAAGTCAACTCCTAATGTTAACGTGGAAGGCATCAACGATCCCTTTGTTGTCAAAAGCAAAGGTGCCCCTTCGAAGAGGTCTTCTTGGAGGAAGAAGAGAGCATGCTCTAATTGCCACAAGTACGGTCATTACTACAAGCGCTGTCCAGATCTAACGTAG